In one window of Eggerthella guodeyinii DNA:
- a CDS encoding helix-turn-helix domain-containing protein translates to MAQVTFGTILREARERKGYDLATAARRLRIRPDILRAIEEDDFSRMPPRGYARNMVNAYARLVGLNPTEMTRMYLDEAYAYQVGRARNDAQPSGFDMGGTSRTARSSARQGARPAQQADERPPRQNALGRTMYDDRRDYGRDYGTRSGGAGRLYSEDRTHPSRHAALPNAEYTNFYAGPKASSVVQSKLPFIIAGGVILVLLIVVLVLVFGNAGGASNDDLTKLPVTGVTDPTKDGSGTDGDGENSQPQAAPAETAPTTLKVTYSIAKNTPVYAVITQDGVATESMFSGGEEETVELAEGDVWTFAAWASDGVTITADGEAVVFDGSDASGMPMATVDFDAYLDQWYEDHPDAKKKDAGSADAGDADAGTGTDDGSTGA, encoded by the coding sequence GTGGCGCAGGTGACATTCGGAACCATTTTGAGAGAGGCCCGCGAGCGCAAGGGCTACGACCTCGCGACGGCCGCGCGGCGGCTCCGCATCCGGCCCGACATCCTCCGCGCCATCGAGGAGGACGACTTCTCGCGCATGCCCCCGCGCGGCTACGCGCGCAACATGGTGAACGCCTACGCGCGCCTCGTGGGCCTCAACCCCACCGAGATGACGCGCATGTACCTGGACGAGGCCTACGCCTACCAGGTGGGACGCGCCCGCAACGACGCGCAGCCCTCGGGCTTCGACATGGGCGGCACGTCGCGCACCGCGCGCTCGTCCGCGCGCCAAGGCGCCCGCCCCGCGCAGCAGGCCGACGAGCGCCCCCCGCGGCAGAACGCGCTCGGGCGCACCATGTACGACGATCGGCGCGACTACGGCCGCGACTACGGCACGCGCAGCGGCGGGGCGGGGCGCCTCTACTCCGAGGACCGCACGCACCCCAGCCGCCACGCGGCGCTGCCGAACGCCGAGTACACGAACTTCTACGCCGGGCCGAAGGCCTCGAGCGTCGTGCAGTCGAAGCTGCCGTTCATCATCGCCGGCGGCGTGATCCTCGTGCTGCTCATCGTGGTGCTCGTGCTGGTGTTCGGCAACGCCGGCGGCGCTTCGAACGACGATCTGACGAAGCTGCCGGTGACGGGCGTCACCGATCCGACGAAGGACGGCAGCGGCACGGACGGCGACGGCGAGAACTCCCAGCCGCAGGCCGCGCCCGCGGAAACCGCGCCGACGACCCTGAAGGTGACGTACTCGATCGCGAAGAACACCCCCGTGTACGCGGTCATCACGCAGGACGGCGTGGCGACGGAGAGCATGTTCTCGGGCGGCGAGGAGGAGACGGTCGAGCTCGCCGAGGGCGACGTGTGGACGTTCGCGGCCTGGGCGAGCGACGGCGTGACCATCACCGCGGACGGCGAGGCGGTCGTCTTCGACGGCTCCGACGCGAGCGGCATGCCGATGGCCACGGTGGACTTCGACGCCTACTTGGATCAGTGGTACGAAGACCATCCGGACGCGAAGAAGAAGGACGCGGGCAGCGCCGACGCGGGAGACGCGGATGCGGGCACGGGAACGGACGACGGCTCGACCGGGGCGTAG